One stretch of Thermococcus sp. 21S9 DNA includes these proteins:
- a CDS encoding bifunctional N(6)-L-threonylcarbamoyladenine synthase/serine/threonine protein kinase, giving the protein MIALGIEGTAHTLGVGIVTENKVLANVFDTLTTEKGGIHPKEAAEHHARLLKPLLRKALQTAGITMEDVDVIAFSQGPGLGPALRVVATAARALAIRYGKPIVGVNHCIAHVEITKMFGVKDPVGLYVSGGNTQVLALEGGRYRVFGETLDIGIGNAIDTFARELGIGFPGGPKIEKLALKGERYIELPYAVKGMDLSFSGVLTEAVRKYRTGKYRVEDLAYSFQETAFSALVEVTERAVAHTGKDEVVLVGGVAANNRLREMLKIMAEDRGVEFFVPPYDLCRDNGAMIAYTGLRMFKAGIRFSLDETVVKQKFRTDEVEVTWD; this is encoded by the coding sequence ATGATAGCTCTCGGTATAGAGGGAACCGCACACACCCTGGGTGTAGGCATCGTAACCGAGAATAAAGTCCTCGCCAACGTATTCGACACGCTCACAACCGAAAAGGGCGGAATCCACCCGAAGGAGGCCGCCGAGCATCACGCGCGCCTTCTCAAGCCCCTTCTTAGAAAGGCCCTTCAGACGGCTGGAATAACGATGGAAGACGTTGACGTCATAGCCTTCTCCCAGGGGCCCGGCCTCGGGCCGGCTCTGAGGGTCGTGGCTACCGCGGCGAGGGCCTTGGCGATAAGGTACGGCAAGCCAATCGTTGGAGTGAACCACTGCATAGCCCACGTCGAGATAACCAAGATGTTTGGGGTTAAGGACCCCGTTGGTTTATACGTGAGCGGTGGAAACACCCAGGTTTTAGCTTTGGAAGGGGGTCGCTACCGCGTCTTCGGCGAGACCCTCGACATCGGAATAGGTAACGCGATAGACACATTCGCCAGGGAGCTCGGCATCGGCTTTCCAGGCGGTCCGAAGATTGAGAAGCTCGCACTTAAAGGTGAGCGCTACATCGAGCTCCCCTACGCGGTTAAGGGAATGGATTTGAGCTTCTCCGGGGTTCTGACCGAGGCGGTGAGGAAGTACCGCACCGGCAAGTACCGCGTCGAGGATTTGGCTTACTCCTTCCAGGAGACGGCCTTCTCTGCCCTCGTTGAAGTCACCGAGAGGGCAGTTGCCCACACTGGAAAAGATGAGGTCGTTCTCGTCGGTGGAGTCGCCGCCAACAACCGTCTCCGCGAGATGCTTAAAATCATGGCCGAGGACAGGGGCGTTGAGTTCTTCGTTCCGCCCTACGACCTCTGCAGGGACAACGGGGCGATGATAGCTTACACCGGCCTGAGGATGTTTAAAGCCGGAATAAGATTCTCGCTCGATGAAACCGTCGTCAAGCAGAAGTTCAGAACGGACGAGGTTGAGGTGACATGGGACTGA